The genomic region AATATATTGCGCAGCAATTCCAGAACGAGGGGCTGGCCATCCCGCCCAATCCGGTCGGCTCGTGGCGCGATCCGGCGATCCTCGCGACGCCCTTCTCCGCCAACGACCCGCGTGCGGCGGACTGGTCCAATTCATCCACGCTCTTTCCCGGCCAGAAGGTGCCGTTCGCCGACAATGACATGATCCAGGCGTCGCTGCGCGCCGATCTCGACGTCGGCGATTTCGGCACGCTCACCTCGCTCACCGCCTATACTCGCTTCAACGAACGGCAGGGCAACGATTCCGACGGCATGGCGATCAACGCGCTGGACGTGCCGCTAACGCTCGGCCGGATCGAGACGGTCTATCAGGAATTGCGCTTCGCCAACAATCCGCACAATCCGTTCCGCTTCGTCCTTGGCGGCAATTACGAGTGGGACAAGGTCGATCAGCAGGTCAACATCGACTATTTCAACTCATCGGCAAGGATCGGCTTCGGTGACTTGTTCGGTTTCCCGCTGAGCGTCGATACGATCACCAATAACCAGCGGATGCGCAATTACGCTTTCTTCGGCAATGTCGAATATGACGTGATCGAGAACCTGACGCTGAAAGCCGGAATCCGCTACACCAATGCGCGCGACAAGGCGAACATCTGCCAGAGCGATCCGCGCGCGCCCTATAACCTAGGCAACATCCTCAAATACTTCGGCGCGCAATATCAGGGCATTCCGTTCCAGCGCTATATTCCGGGCGAGTGCGTTTCGATCAACGTCGATTCCGTGGCGGCGCAGAACGGGCAGTTCGTGCCGGTGGTCGATTACCTGCCGTTCGGCGGGATCGGCGATTATCACAGCACGCTGGCCGAGGATAACGTCTCATGGCGAGTCGGCGCCGATTACAAGCTGACGCCCGGCACCCTGCTCTACGTCAACGTGTCGAAGGGCTATAAGGCAGGCAGCTTCCCCTCGATCACCGGTTCCACGCTCAATCAATATGTGCCGGTGCATCAGGAATCGGTGCTCGCTTATGAAGGCGGCATCAAGGCGACGTTGCTCGACCGGACGTTGCAGGTGAACCTCGCCGGCTTCTATTACGATTATCGCGACAAGCAGCTCCGCACCAAGCTGCTCGATCCGACGTTCGGCCAGCTCGACGTGCTCCAGAATATCCCGAAATCGTCGATCAAGGGCTTCGAGCTTGAGTTGACCGCGCGGCCGTCCAATCATCTGACGGTGAACGCCGCCTACACGTACCTCGACGCCAGGATCGACAAGTTCAAGGGCTTCAACGCCGGCGGCGATCCCGAGGATTTCGCCGGCACGGCGATCCCCTATACGCCGAAGCATCAGGTTTCGGTCAGCGCCAATTACAACCAGCCGGTCACGTCGAGCCTCAACATGTTCCTCGGCGCGACGATCAACTATCGGTCCAAGACGATCGCGACGTTGGGTGGCGACGTGAATCCGTCCACCGTCATCGCCGCCTCCACCAACTGCGTCTATTGCATCAACGATTATGCGGTGATCGACGCACAGATCGGCATCGAGGATACAGACAAGCGTTGGCGCGCCTTTATCTGGGGCAAGAACATCGGCAATGCCTATTACTGGACCAACGTGGTGTCCGGCTACGACACGGTGTCGCGTTTCGCGGGGCGTCCCGCGACCTATGGCGTGACGCTCAGCTACGACTTCCGTTGACGGCGTGGGGCGCGCGGAAGTGATTTTCGTGCGCCACCCTGCCAATGACCGGAATCTAACGCTTGATTGAATTTTCTTCCCGCCCGCGCTATTGAAGGTGATATCCGGTGGGGACGCGAAGCCCGACCCGGCCAGCCGATGATGGCCGATCGGCCCTTCGCCGAACCCGACCGGGAAAAACGAAAGCGACTGGGGGAGGATTGCGATGCAGGCGATCAAGATGGAGAAACGGTGCGATCCGTCGCCTTCGCTTGATGCGGCGCTCCGCGGCAACGGGCTGGGGGCGCTGATCGGCGGGGTCGGCAATCCCGATTTCGAGGTGGAGCTGGCGCATCACCTGACGCGGATGTTCCGGTCCGAATATGTCCATATCTGCCATTTCCCGCAGGGCCATCCGCAGATGATGCTGTCCGTCGCTGAGGACGGCAGCGCCCGCGCGCGGGAGCAGAGCGCGACCTATATCGCGCGGCGCCTGTGGCAATTCGATCCGACGATCGAGACCGGCAGCCGGTGGGACGATAATTCGCCGATCCTTACGCAGCTCGACATCGACCACCCGGAAACCGCCGAGCTGAAGCGCTTCTACAACGAAGTGAACATTCGCGAGCGCGTCGTGGTCTACGGCAAGGGCGCGCGCGGCCCGCTTGGGCTGAGCGTCGTGCGGAGCAGCGCGCGCGGGATGTTCAGCGACGAGGAAAGGTCGCGCATCGGCGTGATCGGGGAAATCGCCTTCCCGTTGCTCGCCCGCCATTATGCGCTGGTGACGGAGCGCAGCATCGTTTCTTCCGCGCTCTCGTCGCTCGCGCTGATCGAGGGATGTATCGCGCTCTCCGGACACGATATCCCGCAACGCGAGGCGCAGGTGATCGCGAGGATGCTTTATGGCCTGACCTGCGAGGGCGCGGCGCTGGACCTGTCGATCGCCTATGAAACGGCGATCAGCTACAAGAAGCGCTTCTATCGCCGATTCAACCTGGGCGGCTTCCGCGAGTTGCTGAACTGGTATCTGTGCCAGTTTTCCGGCACCTGCCACCTGCTCGCCGCGCCGCAATATCATTGAGCGCCGCGCAGTCACCGCGCGAGCGACGGGCGATCGCGCGGTGACGCCCCCTTTGTCCGGGCGCGCGGCGGTCAGGTCACTTCGGGAATAGCACCTGCGCCTCGACCCGCGCATCCGCCTTGCGGATCAGCCACTTGCCGTTGACCTTCACATAATCCTCGACGACCCGCTCGAAGCCCATGCCGTTCTGCGCGCCAATCTGTCCGTAGCCGTTGATGAACCACTTCGCGCGCGCGCGATCGGTGCCGACATATTCGAATTGCGGCATCGTGCAGATGTGGATCGACTTGCCCTGGCTCAGCAACTGTCGGGCGATGTCCATGAAGCCGTCCGCGCTCCTGGTCTCGATCGGCGGGCGCACGGCGCTGCCGTTCGGGCCGCTGTTGTCCGCGAAATACAGCTCGAAATCGTCGGCCATCGTCGCGCGCAGCGCCGGCCAGTCATGGCTGTCGAGCGAGCGGCAGAAGGTCAGCCGCAGGTTCTTCATATCCTCCATCGCCAGCAGGCGCTCGACGCCCCTCAGCTCCACCTTGGGCGGCGCCTCCGCCGTTTGCGCCAGCGCCCCGCCGCTCATCGCGGTCAACGCGATCGCCGGAAGATATTTCGCAAGGCCATTCATGTGCTTCTCTCCATGCTGAGGAACGGGCTGCTCGCCGGGCGCCCCGATCGCCAGCATGGCCGTTTTTCCGGCGCGCTCTGCCCCCATCGCTAGGGACAAGGGAACCGGGGACGGCCTGTCCCTAGCGATGGGGGCAGCGAGTGGCCGGGGACCGATGATACCCGCTGCCCGGCAACCACGAATGGTCGGTGGGAGAGATTGATGGCGGGTATCGAGGGGCGTTCGATCGTCGTGACGGGCGGCGCCAGCGGGATCGGCGAGGCCGCCGTCCGGCTGTTCGCCGCGCATGGCGCGCTGGTGACGGCTGCCGACTTCAATGTGGAGCGCGGCACGGCGCTGGCCGATGAGCTGGACCGGCAGGGGCTGAACGTCCAGTTCGTGCGCGCCGATATCTCGCGTGAGGAGGATGTCGCGGCGATGGTCGAGGCGGCGGAGCGGCGCTACGGCCGGCTCGACGGCGCGTTCAACAATGCCGGCATCGCAAACGCGCCGGGCCTGCTCGCGGACATGACGTTCGCGGAGTTCCAGCGGGTGTTCGGCGTCAATGCCTTTGGCACGTTCCTGTGCATGAAATATGAGATCCAGGCGATGTTGCGCGTCGGCGGCGGGGCGATCGTCAATACATCGTCGGTCAGCGCGCTGATCTACGACAGCCAGCTCGCCGCCTATTCCGCCTCCAAGCACGCCATCACCGGGCTGACCCGCGCGGCGGCGGCGGAATATGGCGAGAGGAACATCCGGGTGAACGCGATCGCCCCGTCCGCGACGCGCACGCCGCTCTACATGGAATATGTCGAGGCGAACCCGGACTATGTGAAGACGCTGGAGGACAAGCACGCCTTGCGCCGCGCCGCCGAGCCGGTGGAGCAGGCACGCGCGGCGATGTGGCTGCTCTCGGACGAGCCGTCGTTCGTCACCGGCGTCACCCTGCCGGTGGACGGCGGCTACACGCTCTATTGAATCGATCCGCGCCCGGCGTAGGGCAAACGCCGCGTCTCAAGAAGGGCCAAGGGGGTTGCGGCTGAGCAATGGCGCGTCCAGGCCGTTCCGCTGGGTGGTCGGCGGCAATTATTCCAATAACAAGGTCGATCAGGTCGCCGATTTCGATTATCGCTATACGTCGGTCAACGAAACGGTGTTCACCGTATTCGGCTACAACCTCGATCGCGCGCATTACAGCAATTACCAGAAGCTCACGAGCTTCGCCTTTTTCGCGAACGGTGAATACGATCTTGCCAGCACGCTGACCTTCAAGGCCGGCGCGCGCTACACCAGGGCGCAGAGCAGTGCGACGATCTGCAACACCGATCTGACCGGCGACCCGAAGGGAACCGGGCCGTTCCTCTATGACGTGGTGTTCGGCGGCGCCTATGGCACTTTCCATGCCGGGGATTGTTTCGCGGGCAATGATCTTGGCGCGACGATCAACGGCGTGCCGCCCGGCGCGCCGGGCCAATATAAGGATACGCTGACCGAGGATAACGTCTCGTGGACGGCGGGCCTGGATTACAAGCCGCGGCCCGGCCTGCTGTTCTATGCCAACGTCAGTCGCGGCTACAAGGCGGGCAGCTTCCCGGCGGTGTCGGCGACCAGCTTCGTCCAGTATCGCGCGGTGAAACAGGAATCGGTCACCGCATACGATACGCGGATGCCGTTCGCATCGAAATACCAGCTTTCATCGAACCTAGACTATGAATTCCCGATCTCGGATCGAATGAAGATGTTCTTCGGTACCAGCGCGAACCTGCGTTCGGATACGATCGCAGTAGTCGGCGGAGACGTGAGTGCCGCGAACGCTATCCCGTCGAATATCAAGCTGCACGGCATCGATGGCTATGTGCTCGTCGATGCGCGCGCCGGGATAGCCAGCGCGGATGATCGCTGGCGCGTGTCGGTGTTCGGCAAGAACATCTCCAATCAATATTATTGGAACAACGCCATCACCTCATCCGACGCGATCGCACGGTTCGCGGGGATGCGGCCACCTACGGCGTGAGCCTCTTGTTCCGCTATTGAGAAACGTTGCCGGTTGTGGCGGTGATGGGGATCATCGCCATAACCTGCAACGTTGGTCAGATGGAATCCGCCACACCGCCGTCAACCCGCAGCGCGGCGCCGGTTGTGGCGGAGGCGAGGGGGGAGCAGGTGTAGAGAATAAGGTTCGCCACATCCTCGCATGTCGCGAAGCGTTTGGTGATCGAGGAAGGGCGCAACGTCTTGAGCATCTCGGTGCCATATTCCTCGAGCGTCGTGCCGGTGCGGCGGATCTCCTCCTCGAACAGTGCCTTGACGCCCTCGCTAAGCGTAGGACCGGGCAGCACGGTGTTCACCGTCACCCCAGTGCCGGCCATGACCTTCGCAAGGCCCCGCGACAGGCCAAGCAACGCCGTCTTGGTCGTGCCGTAGTGCATCATATCGGGAGGCGTGCTGATGGCGCATTCGGAGCTGATGAATACGACGCGGCCCCAATTGCGCTTGCCCATCGTCGGCAGATAGGCGCGGGACAAGCGCACGCCGGACATGATGTTGACGTCGAAATAAGTTTGCCAGCTGTCGTCGGATATCTCGAAGAAGTCGGCATTCTCGTAGATCGCGGCATTGTTCACGAGGATATCGCAGGTCCGCGCCTGATCGACGAGCTGGCGGCAACCCTCCGCGTTTCCGAGATCGGCTGTCGCGCCTGATACCTGTGCGCCTGGAACTGTCGCCCTGATGTCCTCCACCGCCGCGGTGACCCGCGCGGCGTCGCGGTCGTTCACCACCACCTGCGCGCCCGCTTCGGCGAAAAGCCTCGCCGTCGCCTTGCCGATTCCCTGTCCCGCGCCGGTGACGATGGCGGTTTTGCCGTTCAACGTAATTTGCATGATATTTTCCTCGCCATGACTGCGCGGTTCTTGGGATTTGTCCACGAAGATGGGGCCGTTGCGTCAGTCCAGATTCATGTAGATCGCCTTGGGATACAGGAAGCTGTCGACATGCTCCCGCGATCCCTTCCAGCCGTAGCCGCTCATCTTGTATCCGCCGAAGCCGACGGCCGGATCGAGAACGCCGTAGCAATTGACCCAGACGGTGCCCGCATCAATCGCGTCCGACACCTTGTGGGCGGTGGACAGATCGCGGGTCCACACGCCGCCGGCGAGGCCGAAGCTGGTGTCATTGGCCAGGCGGATCGCCTCCTCCATGTCATCGAAGGGAATGATCGATGCCACCGGGCCGAATATCTCCTCGCGCGCGATTGTCATGTCGTTCGATACGCCGGCGAAGATAGTAGGCTCGACGAAGAAGCCAGATGCCAGCTCGCCACCGAGCCGCGTGCCGCCGCTTGCTAATCGCGCGCCCTCGCGGCCCCCGATCTCCACATAGTTCATCACTCGATCGAGCTGTCGTTGCGAAATCAACGGCCCGAGCTGCGTATCGGGAGCCAGGCCGTTGCCGACACGAATGGTCCTGGTGAAATCCCGCATCCGTGCGACGAATTCCTCATGGATCGGTCGCTGGACGAAAATCCGGGTGCCGGCGACGCAGACCTGTCCGCTATTGGTGTAGACGCCCATCGCGGCGCCGGGCACGGCCTTGTCGAGGTCCGCGTCGGCAAAGACGATATCGGGAGACTTCCCGCCGAGTTCGAGCTGGACCCGCTTGATGTTGCCGGCCGACGCCCGAATGATGCTCTGGGCCGTGACATAGGACCCGGTGAAGGCGACGCGGTCGACGTCCATATGCTCGGCGAGCGCCTGCCCTGCATCGCGGCCGTAACCGGTGACGACGTTGATAACGCCCTCTGGTACACCAGCTTCAAGCAGAAGTTCCGCCGTGCGCAGGACGGAGAGCGAGGCGTCCTCGGCCGGCTTGATCACGGCGGTGCAGCCGGTTGCGAGGGTTGGCCCGAAAATCCACCACTGACCCATGAGCGGCCCGTTCCACGGGATGATTCCGCCGACGACGCCTACTGGCGCCTTGCGCTTTAGCGTCATGAAATTCCCAGGCAGGGAATTGGGTGCGGCCTCGGTGGTCGCGGCGTCGGTGTGCGACGCATAGAATTGGATGACTTGCGACGTCCATTCCCTGAACGCGCGCGTGCGAGCGAGCGGGGCGCCCATATCGAGCGTCTCGATCAGCGCCAGCTCATCAAAATTATCGAGGAGGACATCATGCACCTTGAGTATCAGCTTGCGTCGCTGGTGCGGCGTCCAGCGGCTCCATTCGCCCTCGAACGCGTGTCGCGCCGCCGCGACCGCGCGGTCGACGTCGCCGGTTCCGCCCCGGGCGATCTGGCACATGACGTCGCCGGTCGCGGGGTTGATCGCGTCAATCCGCTCGCCGGATTGTGCCTCAATCCATTCACCGCCGATCAGGAGTTTTTTTGCTCCATTCATAAATGCCGGCATGTTCATGTCGTGACTTTCACTCAAAAGATGGCCGCCGCAGACTGCTTTCCCGGTCGGCGATCGTATCATCACGGTGAAGAAGACTTCCGCACACTCGTCGCGATCGGCGACTATGTCAGGCTTTCCTCTCAACTGTGATTGATCCCAGAGCTAGGTTGCCGCGGCGCGACTGTCTGCCCCCATCGGAAGGGACAACGCCCTTCCGGACCAATTCTGCGGGGGTGGGGAGGGGATTTACATCTCGTCTGTCCCTACGGGCGGGGACGTTCGCCTGGCCGGTATCGGCCGTATCATACCGCATTGGTCCACGATGTATTTGCCCGCGCATTGCGATGTTCGCGAAAATTCGGGGCCACGAAATCGGGGGAGAGGAAATGGGTAATATTTCGCTGGGCGTCGTGGGAATGGTGATCGGCTCGCTTGTATTTCAACTCGTCGGAATATTCCTGCTGCCGATGACCAGAGGGTTTACCGATCCTCTGCCTACTTTGGGATCCGCTCTTGGTTTCCTGATCGGAATCGGTTTCCTCGCCAGGTTGAGCACATCGGGTATGAACATCAGCATCCTGATCCCGCTGATTTCTGCGCTCAATCCGCTCGGCGCCTTAGTGATCGGCGTGCTTGTCTATGGAGACAGCGCGCCATTTGCGAAGATCGCGATGCTGGTCACCGCATGTGTTCTCATCGGTGTGGCTGGCATCGTGTAGTGCCGGTGTAGGTCCTCCCACCACGGAATGAACGCACGGCATAGGGAATCCCCTATGCCGTGCGGGCGGGCAGGCAGATGAACTCGACCCTGACACCAGGAGAAAATTTTACTTTGGCAGGGGAATATATGCCTCCACGCGGCCATCGGCTTTCTTGATAAGCCACTTTCCGTTGATACGGACATAATCTTCAATGATTCGTTCGAAACCCATGCCGGACTGGCCGCCGATCTCGCCGTAGCCCTGAATGAACCATAAGGCGCGCGCGCGGTTTGCCGTGACGAACACGAATTGCGGCATGGTGCAGATATGGATGGAATGCCCCGTGAGGTAGCGCTTCAACCAAGCCATATAATCCGTCACGCCACTCACTTCGATCGGCGGGCGCACGTTGGGGCCATCCGGCCCGTCGGTCTGCGCGAAATACATCTCGAAATCGTCGCTGATGGTGGTCCGCAGCAAGTTCCAGTCATGGCTGTCGAGTGAACGACAGAAGGTCTGGCGAAGGTTTTTCATCTCCTCCATCGCGAGCAAGCGATCGAGCCCGGCAATCTCCGGCCCCGGCGCGGCCATCGGCATGCTTTTGCCAACGCTCCCCGGACCCTCCGCCGCCATTACGGGGCCGGTAGCGATCAGCGCGAGCACGCCAGTCATTCCCCACCGCGCTACTTTTGAAGCTATCATTTATCCTCTCCATTGTCGGTAGAACGTTTATGATTACCGGTAGTGGTTCAATCCTTCGCGAGCGGCGCGAGATATTCCTCCTCCGTAACCTTCTCCATCCAGGTCACGGGAGAGCCGCTGACGGATTCCTGGATGGCGATGTGGGTCATGCCTTCGTCCGGAGTAGCGCCGTGCCAGTGCCTGTGCTCGGCCGGGCACCAAAGTATGTCGCCGGCGTGGAATTCCAGTTTTCGCCCGCCTTCGATCCGGGTCCAGCCTGTTCCTTCGGTTACGATCAATGTCTGGCCCGTCGGATGCGTGTGCCAGGCGGTGCGCGCGCCGGGTTCGAAATGGACGAGGGCGCCGCTGACCCGCGATGGTTCGGGGCGCTGAAACTGCCCGGTGATCGTGACCCTTCCCGTGAAATACTCCGACGGCCCATCGACGGTCTTGAGTTCAGTCTTGCGCATGATGTTCATGTCGTCATTCCCTCCTGAACCGAGACAACCCTGGCCGTCAGAAATTGTACGCCAGGGATGCGCCAACCACGCGGGGCGGGGCGTAGAGCGCGTATGTTCCGAATGGTCCGCCCTGATACTGCAGGTAGCGATGGTTGTCGGTGAGATTGGTGACGAACACTTCCGCCTTCCAATGCCCGCGGACTGGAACAAATGAAGCATTCAGGCCGAATTCCACATAAGCCGGATTGCGGAATTGTTCGTTCATGATGTTGTAGAGACTGCTGGCAAAGGTCATGTTGCCGGTGAATTGCAGCTTCCCGATGCCGACATCGAGATCGTAGGTGGTCGAAGCGTTCCCGGACCATTTCGGGGAACGCGGCACCACCGTTCCCGTTGCATCCTGCGGGACCGGAACCCATTGGCCGGTTCCATCCGGGAAACCTGGCGCGATCTGCTTGATCTGCTTGTTGCCGTCCTTGAAGTCGGTGAATTTTGCATTGAGATAGGCGCCGGCAAGACTGATCCGCCAATTATGCGTGGGACGGATCGTGGTTTCGGCCTCGAAGCCATAGCTCCGTTCCCCCGGCGCGTTGATCGTCGTGCCGAGGCCGGTGCTGAAATCATAGGTTGTGACCTGAAAGTCGACATATTTATAGTAGAAGGCCGCTGCGGTGAAGTCGAGCAATGGCGACGCATGCTTGAACCCGGCTTCAAAGGCGTCGACATGCTCCGGTTTCACGAGAACAGGGGGATAGCCCGCGTAAGCGCCCGGTTTGAAACCGCGATTGTATGACGCATAGATATTGTCGCCTGAATCGATCTGGTAGCGGATGATGGCGCGAGGCGTGAACGCATTCCAGCGGTGATGATCTTCCGTCGCCGGCGGAACACCGCCCGCTTCGACCGAGATATCCTTGCTCTCGAGACTGTAACGGCCGCCAAGCGTGAGGAAGAGGCCGTTCACCGGCTGATAAGTCGCATCGACGAACAGGCCGAGCGCTTCGCTCTTGATGGTGTTAGAATCAATGACGACCTTCGTGCCGAAAGTGGTAATATAGGTATATGGTGTGTCCGCGATGCTATTATAATAATTCGCGCCAGCAACAAGGTCTATTTCTCCGGATTTATGTGAGATGGTTATTTCATCGGAGAAGGTTTTGAATTTCAGATACTGCGCAACGGTCAGGATCGGTGCGCTGGATTGATCGGCATCGACAATGAAAAGATTTGAATCCTTGCGATAGCTGGCGACATTCTGGATCGACGTCGTCGCCGATAGTTGGTAATTTGCGATCGCTGAAAAGGCGTCGGCCGTGGTCAGATTGGTCGGTGGGCCGTCGGCGGCGTAACGGGGAAAACCGCTTCCCGCCACCGCACCGGGAATGCCGGCCAGGACCGCATAATTGTATCCATCCGGATTACTCGCGGTGACGGCCGTAGTATCAAATATGTAACTGTGTTCGTAGATCAGCCTGAGCTTGAAATTGTCATTGTTGGTAATCAGAATGCTCGGCCGGATGTTGAAAATTTTCGCGCGCGTGTCGAGGCGGTTGAAATCGGCGACATTTTGCATATAGCCAGGCGTTTCGCGATAATATCCGCTGACACTTACCGCGATATTGGATGAAATCGGGCCGGACACATATCCTTCCAGTCGTCCGTCGCTATAACTTGCATACGTGCCCTTGACGCTGCCGGTCCAGTGGAACGAAGGCTCGGCGGTGGTCACGAGGATAGCGCCGCCGGTGGTGTTACGTCCGAACAGCGTGCCTTGCGGCCCCTTCAATACCTGCACGCTACTGACGTTCGCCAGATTGAATCCCATGCCCGCGCCATTGGGAAGATAGACCCCATCGAGATACACGGCCACGCTGGCATCCACGCCGCCGCCCTGCACTAGTGTACCGATGCCGCGTAGAGTTGGTTCGAATTGCGGGGCTTGTCCCTCGAAGCGCAGGCTGGTGACCGATTGACCGAGATCGTTCAGCGAACTGATATGCTTGGTTTGCAGTTCTTCCTGACTGATCGAATTGACCGAGACGGGAACGTCGGCGAGCCGCTCGGCGCGGCGCTGCGCGGTGACGACGATATCCCTGATATCCCTGGCGTCTCTGGTTTCGGCGTTGTCCGACGCGGCCTGCTCGGCACCCGGAGACGAATTTCCCACGGTTTCAGCCTGCGCGCAAAGCGGCATACACGTCAACAAGGTGCCACATAGCAGATTAAATTTCTTCATCTCCCTCTCCATATTTCGTTGTCTATGTTCGATTGAATGATATTGTGGAATAATTATAATTATTTACGGAAATAACTGCTCGAGCTATCCGGTCGTCGGTCCGGACACCTGCTGTATCACGTGTGGTCTCTAATTATAGATAATGTATAAAATGGGCGTTTGTCTGCCCCCACGACTGGGGACAGGGATTGCGCTTTCGCCGCGGCGTGCAATGTGGGCGCCCGGGCCGGGCAGGAGCGATCAAAAAGGGGGATCCGGCGATCCCCCTTTGTCGTTCTTCTCCCTCGCGGGATGTTCTGTTGTGGTGGCGTTGAGCGACGCAGTCGGTTCGGGGCGCTAGGGGCCAGTTTCGCGGCTGTCGCTTACAAGAAGCGGTTTGAACTGCCCATGGCCGCTCCGGTTTTTCCCTATCCGAGATTCGGCTCCCCTTCGAGGATGATGGTCTTGGTCTCCAGGAACGGGAGCAATCCCTCGGTGCCGCCTTCGCGCCCGATGCCCGATTGTTTGAAGCCGCCAAAGGCGA from Sphingomonas sp. CL5.1 harbors:
- a CDS encoding TonB-dependent receptor — its product is MKKFNLLCGTLLTCMPLCAQAETVGNSSPGAEQAASDNAETRDARDIRDIVVTAQRRAERLADVPVSVNSISQEELQTKHISSLNDLGQSVTSLRFEGQAPQFEPTLRGIGTLVQGGGVDASVAVYLDGVYLPNGAGMGFNLANVSSVQVLKGPQGTLFGRNTTGGAILVTTAEPSFHWTGSVKGTYASYSDGRLEGYVSGPISSNIAVSVSGYYRETPGYMQNVADFNRLDTRAKIFNIRPSILITNNDNFKLRLIYEHSYIFDTTAVTASNPDGYNYAVLAGIPGAVAGSGFPRYAADGPPTNLTTADAFSAIANYQLSATTSIQNVASYRKDSNLFIVDADQSSAPILTVAQYLKFKTFSDEITISHKSGEIDLVAGANYYNSIADTPYTYITTFGTKVVIDSNTIKSEALGLFVDATYQPVNGLFLTLGGRYSLESKDISVEAGGVPPATEDHHRWNAFTPRAIIRYQIDSGDNIYASYNRGFKPGAYAGYPPVLVKPEHVDAFEAGFKHASPLLDFTAAAFYYKYVDFQVTTYDFSTGLGTTINAPGERSYGFEAETTIRPTHNWRISLAGAYLNAKFTDFKDGNKQIKQIAPGFPDGTGQWVPVPQDATGTVVPRSPKWSGNASTTYDLDVGIGKLQFTGNMTFASSLYNIMNEQFRNPAYVEFGLNASFVPVRGHWKAEVFVTNLTDNHRYLQYQGGPFGTYALYAPPRVVGASLAYNF